GCGAACTAAGCTCCCGAGTGGAAATTCTCGGCCCGTCCCCCGCCCCCCTCACGAAGCTCCGGGGGCGATTCCGCTGGCAAACTCTTCTCAAGGCACCTGAGCGCCCGGCCCTCCACCGCCTTCTTGCCGCCCTCCGCAGCAGCTACGCTCCCCCCTCCGGCATCAGGCTCCAGGTTGATGTGGACCCAGTTGACCTCATGTGACTGCCGGCATAAGGAAGGGTTTGATTTTTTTCCGTTATCTCTCTATATTCATGAGAATAACAATTTTTAAAGGTGCCTGAAGATGGTTAGAAAAATCCTTGCTTACCCAGACCCTGTTCTCAAGAAAAAAGCCTTGCCGGTTGCGATTATCAATGACGCAACCCGCGAACTGGTCCGCGACATGGCCGAAACCATGTATGACGCCCAGGGGGTCGGCCTTGCGGCGCCGCAGATCGGCGTCAGCCAGCGGATAATCGTTATTGATGTTTCCCAAAAGGACGACCGGCCGGAGTTGATTGTCTGCATCAACCCGATGTTCATCCACACCGAAGGCGAGTCATACGAAGAGGAAGGGTGCCTCTCCGTTCCCAAATATGCTGCCAATATTCATCGCCACGCCAAAGTTGTTGTAAAAGCCCTGGATCTGAACGGAGAGGAAGTGACCTATAACGCCGAGGGGCTTCTTGCCATCGCTTTTCAGCATGAAATCGATCATCTTGACGGCATACTCTTCGTCGACCACCTCTCGCCCCTGAAAAAAGAGATGTTCAAGAAAAAATACCGCCGC
The nucleotide sequence above comes from Geobacter benzoatilyticus. Encoded proteins:
- the def gene encoding peptide deformylase; translated protein: MVRKILAYPDPVLKKKALPVAIINDATRELVRDMAETMYDAQGVGLAAPQIGVSQRIIVIDVSQKDDRPELIVCINPMFIHTEGESYEEEGCLSVPKYAANIHRHAKVVVKALDLNGEEVTYNAEGLLAIAFQHEIDHLDGILFVDHLSPLKKEMFKKKYRRMLEEG